The Blattabacterium cuenoti sequence AAATCTTTTTCGATCCGTATCTTCTATTCTAAGAACAAAGGATCCTCCATATTTTTTAGCAAAAAGATAATTGTATAAAGCGGTCCGTATTCCACCTAAATGTAATGGACCTGTGGGACTAGGAGCAAAACGAACTCTGACAAAATTGTGTTTTTTTGACATCATGAATCTTATTTTCCAATACAAAATTTGGAGAATATGTTTTTGAGGATATCCTCATTTGTTACTTCTCCTGTAATCTCTCCTAAATACCGTAAAGCTTCTTTAATATGTATAGAAACTAAATCTTCTGAAATCCTTTTATTTAAAGCTTCATGAGCTAGCAAAACCTCTTCTAAAGATTTTTTCAAAGCTTCATAATGTCTGTTTTGTATCACAATAATATTTTTTTCTTGTAGTTGTTTTATGAATAAATTACTTAAAGTAGAAAGCATTCTTTTTATTCCGTGATGATTTTTTGCGGAAATTTCAAAAAAATGAGTCACCTTTGACTTTATATTGTATAAGTCATTAAAAGAGGATACATCTGATTTACTAGCAATAGCTAAAATTTTTTTCAGTGGATATTTCTTATGAAGAAGTTGAATTTCATGAAGAATTTTTTTCTGTTTTTTTTTCTCGTTGATAGATGCTTCAAAAAGATATAAGAGAACTTCAGATTCTTGTATCTTTTCCATCGTCTTTTGAACTCCCATCATTTCTATTGGATCTTTGGCTTCTCTAATTCCTGCAGTATCCAAAAAATGAAAATGTATCCCATTCAAAAAAAAATCTCCTTCTACACTATCTCTAGTAGTTCCTTCTATATGAGATATGATAGAACGGTTTTCCTTAATCACGTAATTAAATAACGTCGATTTTCCGACATTTGGTTCTCCAATAATGGCGACATAGATTCCTTTTTTTATCGCATTTCCTAGTGAAAAAGATTCAATTAAATCTCTTAATGTTTTTTCTAAATCCTTTAAAAAAGAAAAAAGTTCTGATCTTTTAGCAAAGATCACATCTTCTTCGGAAAAATCCAATTCCAATTCTAGGAGAGATGCAAAATCCAATAATTTTTTTCGTAAATCTTTAATGGTATGAGTCAAGGATCCTTTTATTTGTTGCAAAGATATTTCATGATAAGCTTTATTTTCCGATAAAATCAGATCTGCTATCGCTTCAGCTTGTGATAGATCTATTTTATTATTTAAAAAAGCACGAAATGTAAATTCTCCAGGACGAGCTAAACGTAATCCTTTTCTGATCAGCAATTGCAATATTTTTTGTTGAATATAATAAGATCCATGACAAGATATCTCTATCATATTTTCTCCTGTATAAGAAGAAGGAGATCTAAATATAGATACTAGCACTTGATCCAATAAAACATTTTCATCCATAATAGATCCTAGATGAATAGTATGTGTGGATTGATTTTCTAATTTTTTTCCAAATATAACAGAAACAAAAATTTTTTCAACAGTGGATATGGAATTATTTCCAGAAATACGAATAACAGAGATAGCACTGGTCCCCACAGGAGTAGCCAAAGCAACAATGGTATCTTCATCGAACATAGGGAAAAAATTCTAAATATAAGGTGGAAAAAAATAAATATTTTTTTTTAATTCGTACATTGTATATAATGTATATCGATAAATTCTACCATCTATTTTATGATACTCTTCAAGAAG is a genomic window containing:
- the mnmE gene encoding tRNA uridine-5-carboxymethylaminomethyl(34) synthesis GTPase MnmE — translated: MFDEDTIVALATPVGTSAISVIRISGNNSISTVEKIFVSVIFGKKLENQSTHTIHLGSIMDENVLLDQVLVSIFRSPSSYTGENMIEISCHGSYYIQQKILQLLIRKGLRLARPGEFTFRAFLNNKIDLSQAEAIADLILSENKAYHEISLQQIKGSLTHTIKDLRKKLLDFASLLELELDFSEEDVIFAKRSELFSFLKDLEKTLRDLIESFSLGNAIKKGIYVAIIGEPNVGKSTLFNYVIKENRSIISHIEGTTRDSVEGDFFLNGIHFHFLDTAGIREAKDPIEMMGVQKTMEKIQESEVLLYLFEASINEKKKQKKILHEIQLLHKKYPLKKILAIASKSDVSSFNDLYNIKSKVTHFFEISAKNHHGIKRMLSTLSNLFIKQLQEKNIIVIQNRHYEALKKSLEEVLLAHEALNKRISEDLVSIHIKEALRYLGEITGEVTNEDILKNIFSKFCIGK